Proteins from one Hyperolius riggenbachi isolate aHypRig1 chromosome 4, aHypRig1.pri, whole genome shotgun sequence genomic window:
- the LOC137570453 gene encoding C-C motif chemokine 20-like — protein sequence MLPPSHLSSVLLLVVTYLCSGILCSEKTLIDYRRPIRVQVTCCTAVSRAQLKGHSITDFKIQSPLNQCVYAVIFHTKKGESFCVDPRAKWAQKKVKVLSNGTFQLPRSGKGKKGGKGGKRGKGGKKQNKKKNNMTLPVTSTWFPSTTATTAQIMP from the exons ATGCTCCCACCCAGCCATCTGTCCAGCGTTCTGCTGCTTGTGGTCACATATCTCTGCTCCGGCATCCTGTGTTCAGAGAAAACGCTGATTGACT ACCGGAGACCCATCAGAGTCCAGGTGACTTGCTGTACTGCAGTATCTCGAGCACAGCTGAAAGGTCATTCCATAACAGATTTCAAGATCCAATCTCCACTTAACCAATGTGTTTATGCTGTCAT ATTCCACACTAAGAAGGGTGAGTCCTTCTGTGTTGACCCCAGAGCTAAATGGGCACAGAAAAAAGTGAAAGTGTTAAGCAATGGAACATTTCAACTACCCAGGAGTGGGAAAGGCAAAAAAGGTGGTAAGGGAGGAAAGCGAGGAAAAGGTGGAAAGAAACAGAACAAGAAGAAAAATAACATGACATTG CCTGTGACGTCTACCTGGTTTCCATCCACAACAGCAACCACTGCTCAGATAATGCCATGA